Below is a genomic region from Pseudochaenichthys georgianus chromosome 13, fPseGeo1.2, whole genome shotgun sequence.
acttaagctcgcgtCATTGCGGACATATtcctgcgagagtgcggaaaacttaaatgtatttatttatttcaaatgtgaaatgttaccaatatactcatggaccactagggggcgctcaagGGCCaacagtggtccgcggaccacactttgagaagcactgctttagGATAACTGTGGCTCAGCTATATGTAGACTCAGTTAATCCTTAAAGACGTCAATGCTGCTCTTCAGTGAAAGTCCTGCTCTGAGACACAGAGGAGACATGCAGATTAACCTGAACAGACATCAAcacaggacacctccactgtgtgAGTAAAACAAATAATTCACAATATATTTATGATACAGTAATGTTTTTGTgtcattattagtattattagattaGATTCAGGTGAGTTTAAGGCTGTCGTTGACTAGAGTAGCTCTTGTATTTTcatatttaattaaatgttttgtaGCTTAACATGTTGCAAAGGCATATATTTCTTCAAAGAATATATGTTTGGATGTTACAACAGTTttgtttattgtgcaagtaTCATAAATTGTACTTCCCTGTTAAAGCTTCCTTGTTACATAAGAAGCTTTTCAGTACTCCATGCTGTATTTTAGGCCACCGTGAGCTGTGCTGTGTGAGTCTCCTACACTGGTGTCACAGCATGATATTTCTTATTTTCTCTCTTCATATTATGAATGTTACCTTAATTCTTATCTGAGgttttcatcttttatacaCAATTCATGACAAGAATACAACCGAGCTTTAAAGCTTTGAGCTGtcctttggagctaagaggctcaAACACTGAAGGAATACACTGAATAACGCAttttattattatgaatattaATCATGGTAATACAATATAGCCAAACCTACATTATACAGCAAATATTGTTATTTGGCAAAGCAACAAAAACACAGGCTTTATAATACATCCATTATATAGGTTTCTACCACGTGTTGTTGGTATATACTGTAAGACAAGAGTATATATGTAGTTTGCTGACCATTTCTGAGGTTAGTTTGGTATTTCTCCTTTTTTGGCGAAAGATTTATGCCCTTAAATACACGTGTCTCCACTTATGTTGCCTGATTACACCTGTTAACAGTaaggtgtgtgtgcatttgagtcctaattACAGTCATTAAAAGCACCTGTTTCGTTATAAAGAAATTGATGTAATTCTTGTGTAAGACAAATATGAATGGACTTTAGAACATCTGATTGATCCATTTAAATGTTGTGACCCATTAACTAAAGAAGTTTAACCTTTTTGTTTCTGCCAAGCTACTTTCTTAAAAGAGTACTCCATCCGTTTAGCGTTGTACTGTTCTAACTAAAGATTATATCTCATTTATCCGCAGAGTAAAGTGGTTGGTTCTTCTGTTTTCAATTGAACAAAGTCTGTTTTTGTGCTAGCAACTTCACAAAACGTATAATAGTATATGGGTTATTTGAAATATCTAACATAGCCACTTTCATTTGAAATCTTAGGAAGAGTAAGGAATATTTTAGTCCAATAGTTAGCACTATTTTGGCAGTTCCAAAATCTGTGACACATTATGAGATTGTTGGGTGCTTTAAATGGGAGAGATGTTGATAACTTTCAGGTTCATACTTGTAGTATGTGTTTCTTTTTGGACtagtttacatgctttaatgttcaaaatgcCTGTCTCTTTAAGACTCCAAAAGGCCCAATCTGCTGTGATTGACTTGCTTGGGAAAGGTGGTGCACCTTGGCAAAGGTTGTTTAAAGCTGTTGGTAGATAGATCAAATGGAAAGTGGTATAGTGAGCCTTAATGTGACATAGTTACAGGTTTTTTAATCGTATTTGACCCTAGGCAGCCAACACAAAATGTACTGtgttatttgtgttgtttgatGGTAGATAACCAATGAATATTATTTTTGAGTGCAATGAATGCACTCAAAAATCAACATTGATGCAGCAGAACGGGAGATATCTTCTTTTTATacaacatttttttcttccttgCCAAAACCTGACGCCTCATGTGCCTCCATTTTTGTTTCCACCAATTTCAGTGCAGAGATGCTCTCTCTGGTGATTTCAACACGCCGGCTCTGGGTGGTTCATCTGTGAGGGAACAAGGCCATAGCCACCATGAGTACTGAAATTGAGGGCAGGGCAGAGCACGACTCGGAGCACAATGGTGAGTTGGCTGACATGGTGGCAGACATGAACGTGGCCGGCCAGCGCATAACCCTGCCCAGTGGCTGCAGGCCCGGGCCCCCGAGGACCACCAGGGTCTCAGACAGGAAGATgtccctgcaggagagagggAGCCGCATGCCCAGACAGCCCACCATCGAGACCAAACGTGTGTCCATCACAGATGCTGAAGTGAGGAAACTTGGACTACAGAAATGAACTATATGAACTATTGGATTTCTTTTAAGAGAATTTAAAATGTTGGATCATTTATTGATcgtttatcttttttatttcctgtagGATTGTGTCCAGCTGAATCAGTATAAGTTGAAGAAAGAGATTGGGAAGGTGATTATCATATTCATCCAATGAGCAAACAAAAGTGATGACAATTATTTACAAATCTGCTTTCCTTTGTTTATTTTCACACCATATAGGGTTCATATGGAGTGGTCAAATTGGCTTATAATGAGGATTGTGAGAAGTACTATGTAAGTTGAACCTTATGAATTGAGCACTCATGGTCCCTGTGTTTACATGTCCGTTTTACAATAACGTCACTTGCTTTGTGTTCTTTATTCAGGCAATGAAAGTTGTTTCAAAGAAGAGGCTGATGAAGCAGTGTGGATTTTTTCGTGAGTGTCTAAAAATAACAATTAAATGCATTTAGTTTGTTCCTGATGAGTGGGTGTTGATGGTTTTTGTGTATAATTTCAGGCCGAATGCCTTCTAAAGGACCAAAGCCTGCGTTTCCTCTGGAGAAAATCTACAAGGAGATCGCCATCCTGAAAAAACTGGACCATCATAATGTTGTTAAGCTAGTGGAGGTGACGCTATACTGGGAATGACTTGATGTCACCAGACTATGTTAACTAATAAGAATTAAACACATATTGGTGTATCAAGATGTAGGGCATTTAAAACACATAAAGTACTATAATGAATTATGCCTTTAGTAGAAATTACTAACTAGACTTCATATATCTGTGTAAACCAGTGCAGAGAGACTTCAGAATTGACTGTGTCTTGCAGGTGCTTGATGATCCTGATGAAGATGGACTTCACATGGGTAGGGCACATTCATCTGTTTTACAGTAGCTGGGTTTAGTATAGGTGTCAACATAAAGTGGGGGACTCATTCAATTCTGATTATTTGTATTCAAGCCTTCGATTTGATGACAAAAGGGTATGTTTGTGCATTTCTTTTACTAAGATAGTTTGGGAATTGAAGTTGAACAATTATGATGTATAATATACATTgacttcttccttctccacctctTATGTTGGTCAGCCAGGTGATGGAGGTGCCCACAGACAACCCTTTCGCAGAGGAGCAGGCTCACTTTTATTTCAGAGACATCGTCCTGGGAATTGAGTACTGTAAGTTAACAGGATTTCATTATTAAGTAAACAGAGAGTAATCTTTGCTTTAAGAAACATTGCGTTGTATTTAAAAACAATGACACTTTCTAGGCCTACTTGTATTCTCTATGTCTTTGGATTCAAGACTAATTGTTCAAAGAAAGATAATTTCATTATGGCCGGCATAATGATCTATGACTACACTTACATTAAGTAAGATTCCCCACAGTTTTATGTACCTGTCCTAAAATGATGGCAGAGCTGAAATTTCTCCTCAGCAGATAATCAACATGTTCACTTATTTGCCTGCTTTACATACTGTCTATCACAGTGCACTACAACAAGATCATCCACCGGGACATCAAACCTTCCAACCTGCTGCTGGGGGACGACGGTCACGTCAAGATCGCAGACTTTGGTGTGAGCAACGAGTTCGAGGGGACGGACGCCAACCTGTCATGCACAGCGGGGACGCCGGCCTTCATGGCCCCTGAGATGGTGACTGAACACGAGCTGAGCTACAGGGGGAAGGTGAGACAAAACTTCTTCTGTTGGCCAACTGGAAAGACGCAATGGCAATTACTG
It encodes:
- the camkk1b gene encoding calcium/calmodulin-dependent protein kinase kinase 1b is translated as MSTEIEGRAEHDSEHNGELADMVADMNVAGQRITLPSGCRPGPPRTTRVSDRKMSLQERGSRMPRQPTIETKRVSITDAEDCVQLNQYKLKKEIGKGSYGVVKLAYNEDCEKYYAMKVVSKKRLMKQCGFFRRMPSKGPKPAFPLEKIYKEIAILKKLDHHNVVKLVEVLDDPDEDGLHMAFDLMTKGQVMEVPTDNPFAEEQAHFYFRDIVLGIEYLHYNKIIHRDIKPSNLLLGDDGHVKIADFGVSNEFEGTDANLSCTAGTPAFMAPEMVTEHELSYRGKALDVWAMGVTLYCFVFGKCPFYDVNIISLHNKIKHKAVAFPDTPSISDALKELIERMLDKNPESRITIPEIKLDAWVTENGSDPLPLEEEHCTAVEVTEEEVEQGVTLIPKLSTVILIKTMLRKRSFSNPFECLGVRTQRSMSLPGGLLTGSWSLPKASPQLPPTLRKVSREASREGELENLHEDDPLKEGEDEKETLTQIKKEESFNG